One Curtobacterium sp. MCLR17_007 DNA window includes the following coding sequences:
- a CDS encoding ROK family protein — MGAGGVVLGVDVGGTGIKARVVDESGRVLTEHRVPTPRDDPAAARLAEVVADLTARSIDTVGPLDAVGVVVPGVVDERTGTAVLSVNLGWRGVPLRARVHQALLVRGITIPVAFGHDVRAGALAEVCGSDDTSRALRTGSVGFVPVGTGLASALVVDGTVVDGGGWAGEIGQVRITEGSHRGARVEEIASAGAVARRTGVPTARDAVELVHAGDPTAIRVWDECVDVLAGALGWMTAVAGCHTLIVGGGLAESGAVLFDPLRRAVTERLPGLRPPAVVPARHRDAAGSIGAAVMARELLDTVVPSGGPA; from the coding sequence ATGGGCGCCGGCGGGGTCGTGCTCGGGGTCGACGTCGGCGGCACGGGCATCAAGGCCCGTGTCGTCGACGAGTCAGGCCGGGTGCTCACCGAGCACCGTGTGCCGACCCCGCGGGACGACCCCGCCGCGGCTCGCCTCGCCGAGGTCGTGGCGGACCTGACCGCGCGGTCGATCGACACCGTCGGGCCGCTCGACGCCGTCGGCGTGGTCGTCCCCGGCGTGGTCGACGAGCGGACGGGCACCGCGGTGCTGTCCGTCAACCTGGGCTGGCGCGGCGTCCCCCTGCGTGCCCGGGTCCACCAGGCCCTGCTCGTCCGGGGCATCACGATCCCCGTCGCCTTCGGGCACGACGTCCGGGCCGGCGCCCTGGCCGAGGTCTGCGGCTCCGACGACACCAGCCGCGCACTCCGGACCGGCTCGGTCGGGTTCGTCCCGGTCGGCACCGGGCTGGCCAGCGCGCTCGTCGTCGACGGCACGGTGGTCGACGGCGGCGGGTGGGCAGGCGAGATCGGTCAGGTCCGCATCACCGAGGGGTCCCACCGCGGCGCGCGGGTCGAGGAGATCGCATCGGCCGGTGCGGTCGCCCGGCGGACCGGTGTCCCCACGGCGCGCGACGCGGTCGAGCTGGTACACGCCGGCGACCCGACCGCCATCCGGGTCTGGGACGAGTGCGTCGACGTCCTCGCCGGTGCGCTCGGGTGGATGACGGCGGTCGCCGGTTGCCACACCCTCATCGTCGGCGGCGGCCTCGCCGAGTCGGGTGCCGTCCTGTTCGACCCCCTGCGCCGTGCCGTGACCGAGCGGCTCCCCGGGCTCCGCCCGCCCGCGGTCGTCCCCGCACGACACCGCGACGCGGCAGGGTCCATCGGCGCCGCGGTGATGGCGCGGGAGCTGCTCGACACCGTCGTCCCGTCCGGAGGACCCGCATGA
- a CDS encoding PspC domain-containing protein: protein MKSLTRPRSGRLLAGVCAGIADRLGWSRFLVRVIWALLSLFPGPLWIAYVILWILMPAQGGRRR, encoded by the coding sequence ATGAAGTCACTCACGCGTCCCCGTTCCGGTCGTCTGCTCGCCGGCGTGTGTGCCGGGATCGCCGACCGTCTCGGCTGGTCCCGGTTCCTCGTCCGTGTCATCTGGGCGCTGCTCAGCCTGTTCCCCGGCCCGCTGTGGATCGCCTACGTCATCCTCTGGATCCTGATGCCCGCACAGGGCGGTCGCCGACGCTGA
- a CDS encoding L-serine ammonia-lyase: MPVSVFDLFSIGVGPSSSHTVGPMRAAVAFAAQVAELPVATIRVDLYGSLASTGQGHGTLGAVAAGLAGEQPETVDPDAMALALDELERTGVLRMSGGTTVPFRLRDVVQHPLTMLPRHPNAMRLRAFDTSGSEIAVETYYSVGGGFITRDGDDAPAAVSEAAIPVVDAVPHPFSSGAELLAACARTGLPMSGIALANERVERSEDDVRAGLLAIHRVMESCVDRSIRRVGTLPGGLDVRRRAANWYEQLVRDDPDHDPLFAMEWVNLTAMAVNEENASGGRVVTAPTNGAAGIIPAVLAYALTYVPSIGPDDRDDAVVRFLLTAGAIGSIYKERASISGAEVGCQGEVGSAASMAAAGLAEVLGGTPEQVENAAEIAMEHNLGLTCDPIGGLVQIPCIERNAIAANKAINAARMALRGDGVHHVSLDQVVETMRQTGADMSTKYKETAMGGLAVNVPLC; the protein is encoded by the coding sequence GTGCCGGTCTCCGTGTTCGATCTCTTCAGCATCGGTGTCGGCCCGTCGAGCTCGCACACCGTGGGGCCGATGCGGGCCGCCGTCGCCTTCGCCGCGCAGGTCGCGGAGCTGCCCGTCGCGACGATCCGCGTCGACCTGTACGGCTCGCTGGCGTCCACCGGCCAGGGCCACGGAACGCTCGGTGCCGTCGCGGCCGGCCTGGCGGGCGAGCAGCCGGAGACGGTCGACCCCGACGCCATGGCGCTCGCGCTCGACGAGCTCGAGCGCACCGGTGTCCTGCGGATGTCGGGCGGGACCACCGTGCCGTTCCGCCTGCGCGACGTCGTCCAGCACCCGCTCACCATGCTGCCGCGGCACCCGAACGCGATGCGGCTGCGGGCGTTCGACACGAGCGGGTCCGAGATCGCGGTCGAGACCTACTACTCCGTGGGCGGTGGGTTCATCACGCGCGACGGCGACGACGCCCCCGCGGCGGTGAGCGAAGCGGCCATCCCCGTGGTCGACGCCGTGCCGCACCCGTTCTCGAGCGGCGCCGAACTGCTGGCGGCCTGCGCCCGGACCGGCCTGCCGATGAGCGGCATCGCCCTGGCGAACGAGCGGGTCGAACGGTCCGAGGACGACGTCCGTGCGGGCCTGCTCGCCATCCACCGGGTGATGGAGTCCTGCGTCGACCGGAGCATCCGTCGGGTCGGCACGCTGCCCGGCGGGCTCGACGTCCGTCGCCGCGCCGCGAACTGGTACGAGCAGCTGGTGCGGGACGACCCCGACCACGACCCGCTCTTCGCGATGGAGTGGGTCAACCTGACCGCGATGGCCGTCAACGAGGAGAACGCGTCGGGTGGCCGGGTCGTCACGGCCCCGACCAACGGCGCCGCGGGCATCATCCCCGCGGTCCTGGCCTACGCGCTCACCTACGTGCCGTCGATCGGCCCCGACGACCGCGACGACGCGGTCGTGCGGTTCCTGCTCACCGCGGGTGCGATCGGTTCGATCTACAAGGAGCGCGCCTCGATCTCGGGCGCCGAGGTCGGCTGCCAGGGTGAGGTCGGTTCCGCGGCGTCGATGGCCGCTGCCGGACTCGCCGAGGTGCTCGGCGGGACCCCGGAACAGGTCGAGAACGCGGCGGAGATCGCCATGGAGCACAACCTCGGCCTGACGTGCGACCCGATCGGAGGGCTCGTGCAGATCCCCTGCATCGAACGGAACGCGATCGCGGCGAACAAGGCGATCAACGCCGCCCGCATGGCTCTGCGCGGGGACGGCGTGCACCACGTGTCCCTCGACCAGGTCGTCGAGACGATGCGGCAGACCGGGGCCGACATGTCCACGAAGTACAAGGAGACCGCGATGGGCGGTCTGGCCGTGAACGTCCCGCTCTGCTGA
- a CDS encoding S8 family serine peptidase, whose protein sequence is MPYRPLALLAATALAASLAVGIAAPVSADPLPTPALGSTGVPTPSDPTDGRTPADTPVDLTIVLRPTDQAALRALPITTAEAGVAERGDAVDAVAPATQRGAAVRTALVAAGFAVTDLDTWELEATGTAARAEALFGVQLLGTGDGMHPAADAVLPASFGDAVTTVLGLDTRPAAAHSALPGGYAPADLARAYGSSSAATAGAGTTVATVQFSGWDRNDLVAYAAAVGRPVPAVDQIAIDGADVHRFDGAGGETEVALDQQALLATAPAARQRVYVAPNSFQGIYDSYSRIADDVQRAGITAVSVSWGSCESLTSAGARAAIDDALDRIVAAGATVFAASGDDGADCPTGPSSAVRSVTYPASSPAVVAVGGTSLTTTASSTTESAWGNDLGASGGGTSAAYARPAWQTGVGVSGRQRLVPDIASTADPAKGPGIYLGSAHGFVYGGGTSLAAPVVAGQLAAALGARGCTAGVGDLHQTIYANPGAFRDITTGTSGLYRAARGHDRATGLGTPRWSVLGALLPASACASGTPAGSAAAAGATATGITGSAAAVPSGTSIRSPHGLYWLDVQADGRLVEWGGSGVLWSTPTRSPGATLAVGTDGTLALRATSGATLWSAGSPSAGDAPTLQVSDLGVVQLVRGSTVLWQQVPATRDRLVAGGSLLAGQEIRDTTGVRRLLVRVDGQLRIIIGTRTVFTVAGGPGAALRMQADGNVVLYDAVGRARWSTRTGRFGGSGMELRMRTDGDLVLTQGAARRWHSGTKG, encoded by the coding sequence ATGCCGTACCGACCCCTCGCCCTGCTCGCGGCGACCGCACTCGCCGCGAGCCTCGCCGTCGGCATCGCCGCTCCCGTCTCGGCGGATCCCCTGCCGACGCCCGCCCTCGGGTCCACCGGCGTCCCGACGCCGTCGGACCCGACCGACGGGCGCACGCCCGCCGACACCCCCGTGGACCTGACGATCGTGTTGCGGCCGACCGACCAGGCGGCCCTGCGTGCCCTGCCGATCACGACCGCCGAGGCCGGCGTGGCCGAACGCGGAGACGCCGTGGACGCGGTGGCCCCGGCAACCCAGCGGGGGGCTGCGGTCCGCACCGCACTCGTCGCCGCCGGGTTCGCGGTGACCGACCTCGACACGTGGGAGCTCGAGGCGACCGGCACCGCCGCCCGTGCCGAAGCACTGTTCGGCGTCCAGCTGCTCGGCACCGGGGACGGCATGCACCCGGCCGCGGACGCGGTCCTGCCCGCATCGTTCGGCGACGCCGTGACGACCGTCCTCGGGCTCGACACCCGACCCGCCGCGGCGCACTCGGCCCTGCCCGGGGGCTACGCGCCCGCCGACCTCGCTCGCGCCTACGGCTCGTCGTCCGCCGCGACCGCCGGGGCCGGGACCACCGTCGCCACCGTGCAGTTCTCGGGGTGGGACCGCAACGACCTGGTGGCGTACGCCGCCGCGGTCGGCCGACCGGTCCCGGCGGTCGACCAGATCGCGATCGACGGAGCCGATGTGCACCGGTTCGACGGCGCCGGCGGGGAGACCGAGGTGGCGCTCGACCAGCAGGCGCTGCTCGCGACCGCGCCCGCGGCACGGCAGCGCGTCTACGTCGCGCCGAACTCCTTCCAGGGGATCTACGACAGCTACAGCCGGATCGCCGACGACGTCCAGCGCGCCGGCATCACGGCGGTGAGCGTGTCGTGGGGGTCGTGTGAGTCGCTCACCTCGGCCGGAGCCCGCGCCGCCATCGACGACGCGCTCGACCGCATCGTCGCGGCGGGTGCCACGGTGTTCGCTGCGTCGGGGGACGACGGTGCGGACTGCCCGACCGGTCCGTCGAGCGCCGTCCGCTCGGTGACGTACCCGGCATCGTCGCCGGCGGTCGTCGCGGTCGGCGGGACGTCACTGACGACGACCGCCTCGTCCACGACGGAGTCGGCGTGGGGGAACGACCTCGGCGCGAGCGGCGGCGGCACCTCGGCGGCCTACGCGCGACCGGCGTGGCAGACGGGAGTCGGGGTGTCGGGCCGGCAGCGCCTGGTGCCGGACATCGCCTCGACGGCCGACCCGGCGAAGGGACCGGGCATCTACCTCGGTTCCGCGCACGGGTTCGTGTACGGCGGCGGGACGAGCCTCGCCGCGCCGGTGGTCGCCGGACAGCTCGCCGCAGCACTCGGCGCGCGAGGGTGCACGGCTGGCGTCGGCGACCTGCACCAGACGATCTACGCGAACCCCGGTGCGTTCCGCGACATCACGACGGGGACGAGTGGCCTGTACCGCGCGGCGCGGGGACACGACCGGGCGACCGGACTCGGGACACCGCGGTGGTCGGTGCTCGGTGCGCTGCTGCCGGCGAGCGCCTGCGCCTCGGGGACCCCTGCCGGATCGGCGGCCGCCGCGGGTGCCACGGCCACCGGGATCACGGGATCCGCTGCCGCCGTGCCGTCGGGCACCTCGATCCGGTCGCCGCACGGCCTGTACTGGCTGGACGTGCAGGCCGACGGTCGGCTCGTCGAGTGGGGCGGCAGCGGCGTGCTGTGGTCGACACCGACCCGCTCGCCCGGTGCCACCCTGGCCGTCGGGACCGACGGCACGCTGGCACTCCGGGCGACCTCGGGAGCGACCCTGTGGAGTGCGGGCTCGCCGTCCGCGGGTGACGCGCCGACCCTGCAGGTCTCGGACCTCGGCGTCGTGCAGCTCGTGCGCGGCAGCACGGTGCTCTGGCAGCAGGTGCCGGCGACCCGGGACCGGTTGGTCGCCGGGGGGAGCCTGCTCGCCGGGCAGGAGATCCGGGACACCACCGGGGTGCGCCGACTGCTCGTGCGCGTCGACGGGCAGCTCCGCATCATCATCGGCACGAGGACGGTGTTCACGGTGGCCGGTGGCCCGGGTGCGGCGCTCCGGATGCAGGCGGACGGGAACGTCGTGCTGTACGACGCCGTCGGCCGCGCTCGGTGGTCGACGCGGACCGGCAGGTTCGGTGGGTCCGGGATGGAGCTCCGGATGCGGACGGACGGTGACCTCGTGCTGACGCAGGGGGCCGCGCGGCGCTGGCACTCGGGCACGAAGGGCTGA
- a CDS encoding amidohydrolase family protein, whose amino-acid sequence MTPTTTATLVTTDRLVTPDAVLDDGWLLVRDGVVTARGTGTRPPHVDHVHHDGVVVPAFVDLHAHGALGHDFASCSADDARRVVEHHRARGTGALAASIASGPVSATEDALRRLRPLVADGTLAGLHLEGPWLSAARRGAHAASLLHAPSTAEAAGFLDAAGDALRIVTIAPELPGALDVVRLLTEAGVVVAVGHTDADADTVRAAVDAGARLVTHLWNGMPPLHHRAPGPVGVALTDDRLTVELIADGHHLDDVTIDLARRSAAGRIALVSDAMAATGCPDGEHRVAGSAVVVTGGIAMTADGSSLAGSTSTVVDGFHRLLDAGATLPEAVAATSGRAAGVLGLPEPLSVGSPARLLVVDPLTLRVRTGSPVPA is encoded by the coding sequence ATGACCCCCACGACCACAGCCACGCTGGTCACCACCGACCGGCTCGTGACCCCCGATGCGGTCCTCGACGACGGCTGGCTGCTCGTCCGGGACGGCGTGGTGACCGCACGCGGCACCGGGACCCGACCCCCACACGTCGACCACGTACACCACGACGGCGTCGTCGTGCCGGCGTTCGTCGACCTGCACGCCCACGGCGCCCTCGGCCACGACTTCGCCTCGTGCTCCGCCGACGACGCCCGTCGTGTCGTCGAGCACCACCGTGCCCGCGGCACCGGCGCACTCGCCGCCTCGATCGCGTCCGGGCCGGTGTCCGCGACCGAGGACGCGCTGCGGCGACTCCGACCGCTCGTCGCCGACGGCACACTCGCCGGACTGCACCTCGAGGGCCCCTGGCTCTCGGCAGCACGGCGCGGCGCCCACGCGGCGTCGCTCCTGCACGCCCCGAGCACGGCCGAGGCCGCCGGGTTCCTCGACGCAGCGGGTGACGCCCTGCGGATCGTCACGATCGCCCCCGAGCTGCCCGGTGCGCTCGACGTGGTCCGGCTGCTGACCGAGGCCGGTGTGGTCGTCGCCGTCGGCCACACGGACGCCGACGCCGACACCGTCCGCGCCGCGGTGGACGCCGGCGCACGTCTCGTGACCCACCTGTGGAACGGGATGCCGCCGTTGCACCACCGCGCGCCCGGGCCGGTCGGGGTCGCGCTGACCGACGACCGGCTCACCGTCGAGCTCATCGCCGACGGACACCACCTCGACGACGTGACCATCGACCTCGCCCGCCGCAGCGCCGCGGGCCGCATCGCGCTCGTGTCCGACGCGATGGCCGCCACCGGCTGCCCGGACGGCGAGCACCGCGTCGCCGGGTCCGCCGTCGTCGTGACGGGCGGGATCGCCATGACCGCGGACGGCTCGTCGCTCGCCGGCAGCACCAGCACGGTCGTCGACGGCTTCCACCGGCTGCTCGACGCCGGTGCCACGCTGCCCGAGGCAGTCGCGGCGACCTCCGGCCGCGCCGCCGGGGTCCTCGGCCTGCCCGAGCCGCTGTCCGTCGGCTCCCCCGCGCGCCTGCTCGTGGTCGACCCGCTGACCCTCCGCGTCCGCACGGGGTCCCCGGTGCCCGCATGA
- a CDS encoding SIS domain-containing protein: MTDTFVSAELASQPETWRAAAGLLPSFVDALPQPGERVAVIGCGTSWFIAMSYAVAREQAGLGVTDAFAGSEYPAAREYDRVVTISRSGTTTEIVSLLQALRGQRTVLITAVADSPAAAVAAETIALPFADERSVVQTRFATTTLALLRASLGDDVDALAAQAETALTIPVDDLLDAEQVTFVGRGAAVGLTSEAALKTREAAQFWAESYPAMDYRHGPIAIAQPGRLVWSLGATPDGLADEVAATGARFVHHDLDPIAGLVVVHRFAVALAERRGLDPDNPRSLTRSVILT, from the coding sequence GCACTCCCCCAGCCCGGCGAACGCGTCGCCGTCATCGGCTGCGGCACGAGCTGGTTCATCGCCATGAGCTACGCCGTCGCCCGCGAGCAGGCGGGTCTCGGCGTGACCGACGCCTTCGCCGGCTCGGAGTACCCGGCGGCGCGCGAGTACGACCGCGTCGTCACCATCAGCAGGTCCGGCACCACCACCGAGATCGTGTCCCTGCTGCAGGCGCTGCGCGGGCAGCGCACCGTGCTCATCACCGCGGTCGCGGACAGCCCGGCGGCCGCTGTCGCCGCCGAGACGATCGCGCTGCCGTTCGCCGACGAGCGGTCCGTCGTGCAGACCCGCTTCGCCACGACGACGCTGGCGCTGCTCCGGGCCTCGCTCGGTGACGACGTCGACGCCCTCGCCGCCCAGGCCGAGACCGCGCTCACGATCCCGGTCGACGACCTCCTCGATGCCGAGCAGGTGACCTTCGTCGGTCGTGGTGCCGCCGTCGGGCTGACCTCCGAAGCCGCGCTCAAGACCCGGGAGGCAGCGCAGTTCTGGGCAGAGTCGTACCCCGCCATGGACTACCGTCACGGTCCGATCGCCATCGCACAGCCCGGGCGGCTCGTGTGGTCGCTGGGGGCCACGCCGGACGGCCTGGCTGACGAGGTCGCAGCGACCGGCGCCCGGTTCGTCCACCACGACCTCGACCCCATCGCGGGCCTGGTCGTCGTGCACCGGTTCGCCGTCGCCCTGGCGGAGCGCCGCGGACTCGACCCGGACAACCCGCGGTCGCTGACGCGCTCGGTCATCCTCACCTGA
- a CDS encoding class II fructose-bisphosphate aldolase — protein MTTDLALTGLLDTARSDHRGVGAFNVVLLEHAEAIVTGAEQAGLPVILQISENCVRYHGGLVPITTATQAIARAADVEVLVHLDHIEDADLVAAGIALGVDSIMFDGSHLDHDRNVAATRDLAEACHAAGIAIEAELGEVGGKDGVHAPGVRTDPEEAAAFVEATGVDALAVAVGTSHAMQTREASVDRDLVARLRDAVAVPLVLHGSSGLSDDELRGAVAAGMTKVNISTHLNGLFTRALRDVLDERPDVVDPRRYVGAGRDAIAAETARLLELLAS, from the coding sequence ATGACGACCGACCTCGCCCTCACCGGACTGCTCGACACCGCGCGCTCCGACCACCGCGGTGTCGGCGCGTTCAACGTCGTGCTGCTCGAGCACGCCGAGGCCATCGTCACGGGCGCCGAACAGGCCGGGCTGCCGGTCATCCTGCAGATCAGCGAGAACTGCGTGCGGTACCACGGCGGCCTGGTCCCGATCACGACCGCGACCCAGGCCATCGCCCGCGCCGCGGACGTCGAGGTCCTCGTCCACCTCGACCACATCGAGGACGCCGACCTCGTCGCCGCGGGCATCGCGCTCGGGGTCGACTCGATCATGTTCGACGGGTCACATCTCGACCACGACCGGAACGTCGCCGCCACCCGCGACCTGGCGGAGGCCTGTCACGCCGCGGGCATCGCGATCGAAGCCGAGCTGGGCGAGGTCGGCGGCAAGGACGGCGTGCACGCTCCGGGCGTCCGGACCGACCCGGAGGAGGCCGCTGCCTTCGTCGAGGCGACTGGCGTCGACGCCCTGGCCGTGGCCGTCGGGACCTCGCACGCGATGCAGACGCGCGAGGCCTCGGTCGACCGTGACCTCGTCGCCCGCCTGCGCGACGCGGTCGCCGTACCGCTCGTCCTGCACGGCTCGTCGGGCCTGTCCGACGACGAGCTCCGCGGCGCGGTGGCCGCGGGGATGACGAAGGTCAACATCTCAACGCACCTGAACGGCCTGTTCACGCGGGCACTCCGCGACGTGCTCGACGAGCGGCCCGACGTGGTGGACCCGCGCCGGTACGTGGGCGCGGGGCGGGACGCGATCGCCGCTGAGACCGCGCGGCTGCTCGAGCTGCTGGCCTCCTGA
- a CDS encoding hexose kinase has product MIVVVTPNPAVDVTYRVDEQRIGTTQRVRSVERRPGGKGLNVARVLTAEGAPTHSVLPLGGAVGSWVAEQVEALGLPMTAVPVDGETRTTVTVVDDRAHPTMFGEPGPATTLATWQDLGGVLRRMTEDADTLVVSGSLPVGADPGAVAPWIADAVAAGLLVVADLAGPALLAAAAAGASVCKPNRDELAEATGHRDERDGALALLDRGAGLVVVSRGHRGIAAHSRTGVVEVAAVPDVTGNPTGAGDAATAGLVLALRDGADLPLALRTAAAFGAAAVLRPVAGEVDRAAVRRFLTPGERPRDPA; this is encoded by the coding sequence ATGATCGTCGTCGTCACCCCGAACCCCGCGGTCGACGTCACGTACCGCGTCGACGAACAGCGCATCGGCACGACCCAGCGCGTGCGGTCGGTCGAGCGTCGACCCGGCGGGAAGGGCCTCAACGTGGCCCGGGTCCTGACCGCCGAGGGGGCCCCGACACACTCGGTGCTGCCACTCGGGGGTGCCGTCGGTAGCTGGGTCGCCGAGCAGGTCGAGGCGCTCGGACTCCCGATGACGGCCGTGCCCGTCGACGGGGAGACCCGCACGACCGTCACCGTGGTGGACGACCGCGCCCACCCCACCATGTTCGGGGAACCCGGACCCGCCACCACGCTCGCGACCTGGCAGGACCTGGGCGGCGTGCTGCGGAGGATGACCGAGGACGCCGACACGCTCGTGGTCTCGGGCTCGCTGCCGGTCGGCGCCGACCCCGGCGCCGTCGCGCCGTGGATCGCCGACGCCGTCGCGGCCGGGCTGCTCGTCGTCGCCGACCTGGCCGGTCCCGCGCTGCTGGCTGCCGCAGCGGCCGGGGCCTCGGTCTGCAAGCCGAACCGTGACGAACTCGCCGAGGCCACCGGGCACCGCGACGAGCGGGACGGTGCACTCGCGCTGCTCGACCGCGGTGCCGGACTCGTCGTGGTGTCGCGCGGCCACCGGGGCATCGCGGCCCACTCCCGCACCGGCGTCGTCGAGGTCGCCGCCGTCCCGGACGTCACCGGCAACCCGACCGGGGCCGGGGACGCCGCGACCGCGGGCCTCGTCCTGGCACTGCGCGACGGAGCCGACCTGCCCCTGGCCCTGCGCACGGCAGCCGCGTTCGGCGCCGCTGCCGTGCTGCGACCCGTCGCCGGCGAGGTCGACCGCGCAGCCGTCCGGCGCTTCCTGACCCCGGGCGAACGCCCGCGGGACCCCGCGTGA